In the Advenella kashmirensis WT001 genome, one interval contains:
- a CDS encoding DUF3426 domain-containing protein — protein sequence MKTRCPDCSTSFDVTPAQLNVRNGKVRCGVCSTVFNAFDHAVDDDPDFPVLQADKTDADAFAVRSESGPVYHNPARAGDRPDKLPESAGRYRAAAADPRMDRAIEPTLDDEDDQDHRELEDDGPAPQIRRAQDTDRGAGERFVVGAPSLSGSGAYYQDQRGASSQVHVEGQYRRRVQRDTEYDDPERSSGSGLIWFLAVLFALIVLFGQGAIVFRNQIVSVAPTLRPKLVQLCSFVGCQVGYTRSVRHLAILKPALRQVNTPSPAPETRAFSLHAVIKNNDTIAQPLPSLVLSLKDASESVSARRIIKPQEYLLPDAQKRAFQPNDEISINLPIQVSRTDVAGFELSLFYP from the coding sequence ATGAAAACGCGTTGCCCAGATTGCAGTACCAGCTTTGATGTGACGCCGGCGCAGCTGAATGTGCGTAACGGCAAGGTGCGTTGCGGCGTTTGCTCCACTGTTTTCAATGCTTTTGATCACGCAGTGGATGATGATCCCGATTTTCCGGTATTGCAGGCTGACAAGACGGACGCGGATGCGTTCGCTGTCCGTTCTGAGTCAGGACCGGTATATCATAATCCCGCGCGCGCCGGCGATCGCCCGGATAAATTGCCTGAGTCGGCGGGGCGATATCGTGCAGCTGCAGCGGATCCACGCATGGATCGAGCGATTGAGCCGACGCTGGACGATGAGGATGACCAGGACCATAGGGAATTGGAAGACGACGGGCCGGCGCCGCAAATACGCAGGGCTCAGGACACAGACCGGGGAGCGGGCGAGCGCTTTGTCGTGGGCGCGCCCAGCCTGTCGGGTAGCGGCGCCTATTATCAGGACCAGCGGGGCGCATCGTCCCAGGTACATGTGGAAGGGCAGTATCGCCGTCGCGTTCAGCGCGACACGGAATACGATGATCCTGAGCGCAGCAGCGGCAGTGGTCTGATCTGGTTTCTGGCCGTATTGTTTGCTCTCATTGTTCTGTTCGGCCAGGGCGCCATTGTCTTTCGTAATCAGATCGTCAGCGTAGCGCCAACCTTGCGACCCAAACTGGTACAGCTGTGCAGTTTTGTTGGCTGTCAGGTCGGTTATACGCGCTCCGTGCGACATCTGGCCATTCTGAAGCCGGCCTTGCGCCAGGTGAATACGCCGTCGCCTGCGCCCGAGACCCGCGCTTTCAGCCTGCATGCCGTCATCAAAAATAACGATACGATCGCCCAGCCGTTACCGTCGCTGGTGCTCAGTCTGAAAGATGCGTCCGAATCCGTTTCTGCCCGCCGCATTATTAAACCGCAAGAGTATTTGTTGCCCGACGCGCAAAAGCGCGCTTTCCAGCCAAATGACGAGATCTCCATTAATTTACCGATACAGGTCAGTCGTACAGACGTGGCCGGTTTCGAATTAAGTTTGTTTTATCCCTGA
- a CDS encoding carbohydrate kinase family protein encodes MNNAVLICGSVAFDTITTFEGHFKDHILPGNIKSLSVSFFVPTMRKEFGGCAGNIAYNLRLLGGNPVPVATVGPDASDYLARMSSQGIETRLVRVLDDMFTPQCHITTDLDGNQIAAFHPGAMTRSTENDVSGESAAWGIVAPDAKDGMFKHARAMHAAKIPFIFDLGQAMPLFDRQDLEDMHALADVWTFNDYEASVVEQRMEKSIDELADGLRAIIVTRGAEGATLYENGSRRAIAPCKAVAVNDPTGCGDAHRGGLLYGLTQGWSFEDACKLGGIMGAIKIASQGPQNHSPSRDEISGLLQANYGLQLPANAG; translated from the coding sequence ATGAATAATGCAGTTCTTATTTGCGGTTCGGTGGCCTTTGACACCATCACGACCTTTGAGGGTCATTTCAAGGATCATATCCTGCCGGGCAATATCAAGTCACTGAGCGTGTCCTTCTTTGTACCCACGATGCGTAAGGAATTTGGCGGTTGCGCGGGCAATATTGCCTACAACCTCAGACTGCTTGGCGGCAACCCGGTGCCTGTGGCCACTGTGGGGCCGGATGCAAGCGACTATCTGGCGCGCATGAGCAGCCAAGGCATTGAGACCCGTCTGGTGCGTGTGCTCGATGATATGTTCACGCCACAATGCCATATCACTACCGATCTGGATGGTAATCAGATCGCAGCTTTCCACCCGGGGGCCATGACGCGCTCCACTGAAAACGATGTAAGCGGCGAGTCTGCGGCCTGGGGTATTGTTGCTCCCGACGCCAAGGACGGGATGTTCAAGCATGCCCGTGCCATGCATGCTGCAAAGATTCCGTTTATTTTCGATCTGGGTCAGGCCATGCCCCTGTTTGATCGCCAGGATCTTGAAGACATGCATGCGTTGGCAGATGTCTGGACCTTCAACGACTATGAAGCATCCGTGGTAGAGCAGCGCATGGAAAAATCGATCGATGAGCTGGCTGACGGGCTGCGAGCCATCATTGTGACGCGCGGCGCAGAAGGGGCGACGCTGTACGAAAACGGCAGCCGGCGCGCCATTGCGCCTTGCAAGGCTGTCGCCGTGAACGACCCTACGGGATGTGGCGACGCGCATCGGGGCGGCTTGCTGTATGGACTGACACAGGGCTGGTCATTTGAAGACGCCTGCAAACTGGGTGGCATTATGGGCGCCATCAAAATCGCCTCCCAGGGGCCGCAAAATCACAGTCCGTCACGGGATGAGATTTCGGGCTTGCTGCAGGCCAATTACGGCCTGCAACTGCCTGCGAATGCAGGCTGA
- a CDS encoding YggT family protein, with amino-acid sequence MQPVMPVLNTLLAPLLDPIRRFMPRTGMIDFSPLVLILILQVLQIALASLMPF; translated from the coding sequence ATGCAGCCGGTGATGCCGGTGCTCAACACGCTGCTGGCCCCGCTGCTTGATCCGATTCGCCGCTTTATGCCCCGCACGGGAATGATCGATTTCTCACCCCTGGTGCTGATTCTTATTCTGCAGGTATTACAAATCGCACTTGCCAGCCTGATGCCTTTTTAA
- a CDS encoding YggT family protein: MISSILTFLISTVFSLLISVFLLRAWMYWVRIHPFTPYARLINNITDWAVVPLRTILPTGNKIDSASLLMAFICAAVELLLMMSVSGFGFADGLLLRLPVVALLMTVKWALSLATMATVFFRRSCPGSTPCSR, encoded by the coding sequence ATGATCTCTTCCATACTCACTTTTCTGATCTCGACAGTATTTTCGCTGCTGATTTCCGTATTCCTGCTCAGAGCCTGGATGTACTGGGTACGAATTCATCCGTTCACCCCGTACGCGCGCCTGATCAATAACATCACCGATTGGGCTGTCGTCCCCTTGCGCACGATCCTGCCCACGGGGAACAAGATCGATAGCGCCTCTTTACTCATGGCGTTTATTTGCGCCGCGGTGGAACTGCTGCTGATGATGTCGGTTAGCGGTTTTGGATTTGCAGACGGACTGTTACTGCGCCTGCCGGTTGTTGCCCTGCTGATGACTGTGAAATGGGCGCTGAGCCTGGCCACCATGGCTACTGTATTTTTCAGGCGATCCTGTCCTGGATCAACCCCATGCAGCCGGTGA
- a CDS encoding bifunctional acetate--CoA ligase family protein/GNAT family N-acetyltransferase, whose translation MLRHRLAAFFEPRSLCVIADTELAVFAQVPAYLKASTDLLPLPDDLSSAQQQLRHWTMTPGRDLAVICVRSGLLGAVLQQMAVAPPRAVLLLPGQVVDQAPQDTRDLIQDWCREHGVMLLGPRAFGIYRPHLNLNLSLAQMQPRAGRIAVISQSRMLLRSIIDWAEDVNLGLSAAVSLGEVTDVDLPELVEYLATDPRTDSIALYLDKLTSGRELISALRAASSVKPVIVLRAGRADPDLSGSDVVLDAALRRAGAIRVNYFVELFAAIKAMSYARRPRGGKIAMLANGRASAQLVQDAIPADSSMSMAPLTQGTVKCLSEIFGVSTLVDNPVIPYVPLTPEALIDGLQCLIADSQVDAVMVILAPDEFCDMQQVVKALAAFAPGAKKPIVTCLLGEAKMRPLRRLLDQAGMPAFRTPETALSAVLSLTSYHYNQQLLQQTRYVHSGQRPAELEQARAILEAAGSVAAGELTRQQCIDLVECFHPDVRWERDEEDERFSSLDDVPSVMIRVRCDPVFGPWIWFGEGGHMVRFSASDRGVDLPPLNLNLAGKLIERSRVWRQELQSYVEPQILRKLQGLLETISEMVSELPAIEAMELDPIILGYRDLHVREIRIRLAKSLPALIPQKTGFSHMAIYPYPTHLVQNRVFTDGSPWILRPIRPEDADALQEFIRGLSEKSRYMRFVSMMRELTPKMLTRYTYVDYHRELALVATTQIPNPANRGLPQEIIIGLAHYLRNADGVGAEYALVISDQWQKRGLGSSLMEALIMAARQQQLSYLEGVVLSSNRPMLHLMTSLGFINEEDAEDPSMRRVWLPLTMAESA comes from the coding sequence ATGTTGCGTCACCGACTCGCGGCATTTTTTGAACCACGCTCGCTCTGCGTCATAGCGGACACTGAGCTTGCTGTTTTCGCACAGGTTCCCGCCTACCTGAAAGCTTCCACCGATCTGTTGCCACTGCCAGACGACCTGAGCTCGGCGCAGCAGCAATTGCGGCATTGGACGATGACGCCCGGCCGTGATCTTGCTGTGATATGTGTCCGGTCCGGATTGTTGGGTGCCGTTTTGCAGCAGATGGCGGTGGCACCCCCGCGCGCTGTTCTGTTGTTGCCCGGCCAGGTAGTTGATCAGGCGCCGCAGGACACTCGTGATTTGATCCAGGATTGGTGCCGGGAACATGGAGTCATGCTGCTGGGGCCACGCGCCTTCGGTATTTATCGCCCGCATTTGAATCTGAACCTGAGCCTGGCACAGATGCAGCCACGCGCAGGTCGGATTGCCGTGATATCACAATCGCGAATGCTGTTGCGTTCGATCATCGACTGGGCCGAAGATGTCAATCTCGGACTGTCGGCTGCCGTATCACTGGGGGAAGTGACCGATGTCGATCTGCCGGAGCTGGTCGAATACCTGGCAACCGATCCCCGCACGGACAGTATTGCGTTGTACCTGGACAAGCTCACTTCGGGCCGGGAGCTGATTAGTGCATTGCGAGCCGCTTCCAGCGTCAAGCCGGTGATCGTATTGCGTGCCGGTCGGGCCGACCCGGATTTATCCGGGAGCGACGTGGTGCTGGATGCCGCGCTCAGGCGCGCGGGCGCGATCCGCGTGAATTATTTTGTCGAACTGTTTGCGGCCATCAAGGCCATGTCGTATGCCAGAAGGCCCCGAGGTGGCAAAATTGCCATGCTTGCCAATGGTCGCGCTTCGGCGCAATTGGTGCAGGATGCGATACCTGCGGACAGTTCCATGTCGATGGCGCCGCTTACGCAGGGCACGGTCAAGTGTCTGAGTGAAATTTTTGGCGTCAGTACGCTGGTTGATAATCCGGTCATACCTTATGTTCCCCTGACGCCCGAAGCGCTGATCGATGGCTTGCAGTGCCTGATAGCAGATAGTCAGGTGGATGCCGTCATGGTCATTCTGGCGCCGGACGAGTTTTGCGATATGCAGCAAGTGGTCAAGGCGCTGGCTGCATTTGCACCTGGCGCGAAGAAGCCGATTGTGACCTGCCTGCTGGGGGAAGCAAAAATGCGCCCTTTGCGCCGCTTGCTTGATCAGGCGGGCATGCCCGCCTTTCGCACGCCTGAAACAGCGCTTAGTGCCGTTTTGTCGCTCACTTCTTATCACTATAACCAGCAACTGTTGCAGCAAACCCGTTATGTGCATTCCGGGCAGCGGCCGGCTGAACTCGAGCAGGCGCGCGCGATTCTGGAGGCGGCAGGCAGTGTTGCAGCAGGCGAGCTTACCCGCCAGCAATGCATTGATCTGGTCGAATGCTTTCATCCGGATGTGCGTTGGGAACGCGACGAAGAAGATGAGCGCTTCAGTTCACTGGATGATGTGCCTTCCGTTATGATCCGCGTCAGGTGCGATCCGGTTTTCGGGCCGTGGATCTGGTTCGGAGAGGGCGGGCATATGGTTCGCTTTTCCGCCTCGGATCGGGGCGTGGATCTGCCGCCGTTGAATCTGAACCTGGCAGGCAAGCTGATCGAGCGCAGCCGGGTCTGGCGTCAGGAGCTGCAGTCCTATGTCGAGCCGCAGATCCTGCGCAAGTTGCAGGGGTTGCTGGAAACGATCAGCGAAATGGTCAGCGAGTTGCCGGCCATTGAGGCCATGGAGCTGGATCCGATCATCCTTGGCTATCGCGACCTGCATGTCCGCGAAATCCGCATCCGTCTGGCCAAGTCGCTGCCTGCGTTGATCCCGCAGAAAACCGGCTTCAGTCATATGGCCATTTATCCGTACCCGACGCATTTGGTTCAGAATCGTGTTTTTACAGATGGTTCGCCCTGGATATTGCGCCCCATCCGCCCCGAGGATGCCGATGCGTTGCAGGAATTCATTCGCGGACTTTCTGAAAAATCACGCTATATGCGTTTTGTGTCCATGATGCGTGAACTCACGCCCAAGATGCTCACCCGCTATACGTATGTGGACTATCATCGCGAACTTGCCCTGGTGGCGACCACGCAAATCCCCAATCCTGCCAACCGTGGTTTACCGCAGGAGATCATTATCGGCCTGGCGCATTACCTGCGCAATGCTGACGGCGTGGGCGCGGAATATGCTCTGGTCATCAGCGACCAATGGCAAAAACGCGGTCTCGGAAGCAGCCTCATGGAAGCGCTCATCATGGCTGCCCGCCAGCAGCAACTGAGCTATCTTGAGGGCGTGGTACTCTCAAGCAACCGGCCCATGCTGCATTTGATGACCTCCCTGGGTTTCATTAACGAAGAAGATGCGGAAGATCCGTCGATGCGTCGAGTCTGGCTGCCGCTGACCATGGCGGAATCGGCCTGA
- a CDS encoding alpha/beta hydrolase translates to MNRMEQLLDCVQIEHGSDKTAAPTHSVIWMHGLGADANDFVPVIPELRLPADRRIRFVFPNAPVRPVTINNQMPMRAWYDIIALSNVSRDVDETGLRGSQAAIEALINRENERGVPTENIILAGFSQGCAMAYQTGLRSQKKLAGLICLSGYLPMADKTVAEHNTANLDMPIFIAHGTYDPVVDIRFAQQTREWLLANNYSNTEWRTYPMAHSVNLDEINDISAFLQKITQ, encoded by the coding sequence ATGAATCGAATGGAACAATTACTGGACTGCGTGCAAATTGAACACGGCAGCGACAAGACTGCTGCGCCCACTCATTCGGTTATCTGGATGCATGGGCTGGGCGCCGACGCCAATGATTTTGTGCCGGTCATCCCCGAACTGCGTCTGCCCGCAGACAGACGCATCCGTTTTGTGTTTCCCAATGCGCCGGTACGCCCCGTTACGATCAATAATCAGATGCCAATGCGCGCCTGGTATGACATCATTGCGCTGAGTAATGTCAGCCGTGATGTCGACGAGACCGGACTGCGCGGTTCCCAGGCTGCCATTGAAGCGTTGATTAACCGGGAAAACGAGCGCGGCGTGCCAACTGAAAACATTATTCTTGCCGGTTTTTCCCAAGGCTGCGCGATGGCCTATCAAACCGGCTTGCGCTCGCAAAAAAAACTGGCCGGACTGATCTGCCTGTCGGGCTATCTGCCCATGGCGGACAAAACCGTCGCAGAGCATAACACCGCAAATCTGGACATGCCAATCTTCATTGCGCATGGCACCTATGACCCGGTCGTCGATATCCGCTTTGCCCAGCAAACGCGCGAGTGGCTGCTGGCGAACAACTACAGCAATACCGAATGGCGTACCTACCCCATGGCACACTCGGTCAATCTGGATGAGATCAACGATATCTCGGCATTTCTGCAAAAAATCACGCAATAG
- the yjgA gene encoding ribosome biogenesis factor YjgA translates to MQNADQSDDGPLYDRPSKSQVKRELLAILELGKQVVELPLEKVKQLDLDEKTFEAIRMAQKTTGREGRRRQIHYVGKLLRTADTAAIAKKMDEWENGSREQTANMHRMETLRDRLIDEDEALTRLLNDYPQADAQALRTLIRGARRERDQNAALAAGHEPQRKHYRALFQAIKLLLTKE, encoded by the coding sequence ATGCAGAATGCAGATCAGAGCGATGACGGACCGCTTTACGACCGTCCCAGCAAATCCCAGGTAAAGCGCGAACTGCTTGCCATACTGGAGCTGGGCAAGCAGGTGGTGGAACTGCCGCTGGAGAAAGTCAAGCAACTGGATCTGGACGAAAAAACGTTTGAAGCCATTCGCATGGCGCAAAAAACCACCGGGCGCGAAGGCCGGCGCAGGCAGATTCATTATGTCGGCAAACTGCTGCGCACCGCCGATACCGCCGCCATTGCAAAAAAAATGGACGAATGGGAAAACGGCTCGCGCGAACAGACCGCAAACATGCACCGCATGGAAACGCTGCGCGATCGCTTGATTGATGAAGACGAGGCGCTGACCCGCCTGCTCAATGACTATCCTCAAGCCGACGCCCAGGCCCTGCGCACCCTGATTCGCGGCGCACGCCGCGAGCGCGATCAGAACGCTGCGCTGGCAGCCGGACACGAACCGCAGCGCAAACACTATCGGGCGCTGTTTCAGGCCATCAAGCTGTTGCTGACCAAGGAATGA
- a CDS encoding TRAP transporter substrate-binding protein: protein MQRRSFLKKAGLGAVASTGVIAAPVIAQENPAVKWRMASSFPRSLVALFGSADRFTKYVNEATGGNLQIDLFPAGEIVPALQVLDAVSNGTVQAGHTCGYYYLGKNPSFCFDTAVPFGLNARQLNAWMLEGNGKKLMRDLFGKVNIVNYPLGNTGTQMGGWFRKEIKTLEDLKGLKMRTAGLAGEVLAKLGVVPQQIAGGDIYPSLEKGTLDAVEFVGPLDDEKLGFNKVAKYYYYPGFWEGGAQVSAYFNKDAFEKLPKHYQAIIEAASIRAHTEMMAMYDSMNPGALRRLIANGAVLKEFPKEMMDASFKATAEIYKKYSDKDETFKTILTDYMAYRDDLIPWFNVVEGSYTRYVAHAISQARK, encoded by the coding sequence ATGCAACGTCGTTCCTTCCTCAAAAAAGCAGGCCTGGGCGCTGTGGCCAGCACGGGTGTTATTGCCGCCCCGGTCATTGCCCAGGAAAATCCCGCGGTTAAATGGCGCATGGCGTCCAGTTTTCCTCGCAGCCTGGTCGCATTGTTCGGTTCCGCGGACCGTTTTACCAAGTACGTCAATGAAGCCACGGGTGGCAATTTGCAGATTGACCTGTTTCCTGCGGGTGAAATCGTGCCGGCCTTGCAAGTGTTGGACGCCGTGTCCAATGGTACTGTGCAGGCAGGACATACTTGTGGTTACTACTATTTAGGCAAAAATCCCTCGTTTTGCTTCGATACGGCTGTCCCCTTTGGTCTGAATGCCCGTCAGTTGAACGCCTGGATGCTCGAGGGTAACGGCAAAAAGCTGATGCGGGATCTGTTTGGCAAGGTCAATATCGTCAATTACCCCCTGGGTAACACCGGTACGCAAATGGGCGGCTGGTTCCGCAAGGAAATCAAGACGCTGGAGGATCTCAAGGGCCTGAAAATGCGTACCGCCGGCCTGGCCGGTGAAGTGCTGGCCAAACTGGGTGTCGTTCCCCAGCAGATTGCCGGTGGCGACATCTATCCGTCGCTGGAAAAAGGCACGCTGGATGCTGTTGAATTTGTCGGTCCGCTGGACGATGAAAAACTCGGCTTCAACAAAGTGGCCAAATATTACTACTACCCGGGATTCTGGGAGGGCGGTGCACAGGTGTCTGCCTATTTCAACAAAGACGCCTTTGAAAAACTTCCCAAACACTATCAGGCGATCATTGAGGCTGCCTCAATTCGGGCCCATACTGAAATGATGGCGATGTACGACTCCATGAATCCGGGCGCATTACGTCGCCTGATTGCCAATGGGGCCGTGCTCAAGGAGTTCCCGAAAGAGATGATGGATGCTTCCTTCAAGGCCACTGCTGAAATTTACAAGAAATATTCGGATAAGGACGAGACTTTCAAGACCATCCTGACCGACTATATGGCGTATCGCGACGACTTGATTCCCTGGTTCAACGTCGTGGAAGGCTCCTATACTCGCTACGTGGCGCATGCCATCTCACAAGCGCGCAAGTAA
- the rplM gene encoding 50S ribosomal protein L13, producing the protein MKTFVAKPHEVKRDWYVIDAKGKVLGRVASEVARRLRGKHKPEFTPHVDTGDYIVIINAADIVVTGAKSEDKKYFRHSGYPGGIYETNFRKMQERFPGRAIEKAVKGMLPKGPLGYAMIKKLKVYAGAEHPHTAQQPKTLEF; encoded by the coding sequence ATGAAGACCTTTGTGGCCAAGCCCCATGAAGTCAAACGTGACTGGTATGTTATTGATGCAAAAGGCAAAGTCCTTGGTCGTGTAGCCAGCGAAGTTGCACGCCGTTTGCGCGGTAAACATAAACCGGAATTTACCCCTCACGTTGACACCGGCGATTACATCGTCATTATTAACGCAGCTGATATCGTTGTAACAGGCGCCAAATCGGAAGATAAAAAATACTTCCGTCACTCTGGCTATCCTGGCGGCATCTACGAAACAAACTTCCGGAAAATGCAAGAGCGTTTCCCCGGTCGTGCGATTGAAAAAGCCGTTAAGGGCATGCTGCCAAAAGGTCCCCTGGGTTACGCCATGATCAAGAAGCTCAAGGTGTACGCGGGTGCCGAGCATCCTCATACTGCCCAGCAGCCTAAAACGCTGGAATTTTAA
- the rpsI gene encoding 30S ribosomal protein S9, which translates to MIGNWNYGTGRRKTSVARVFLKKGTGNIVVNGKPVDQYFARETGRMVVRQPLVLTETVESFDFHINVHGGGESGQAGAVRHGITRALIDYDATLKPALSKAGFVTRDAREVERKKVGFHKARRRKQFSKR; encoded by the coding sequence ATGATCGGTAATTGGAATTATGGAACGGGCCGTCGTAAAACGTCAGTTGCCCGTGTGTTTCTGAAAAAAGGTACAGGCAATATTGTTGTCAACGGTAAGCCTGTTGACCAGTATTTCGCTCGTGAAACAGGTCGCATGGTTGTTCGCCAGCCCCTGGTGCTCACAGAGACAGTCGAATCTTTTGATTTTCATATCAATGTACACGGCGGCGGCGAAAGCGGCCAGGCGGGTGCGGTGCGTCACGGTATTACCCGTGCGCTCATCGACTACGACGCCACACTCAAACCCGCGCTGTCAAAAGCCGGCTTTGTAACACGTGACGCCCGTGAAGTTGAACGTAAGAAAGTGGGTTTCCACAAGGCGCGTCGTCGGAAGCAGTTCAGCAAACGCTAA